One Elephas maximus indicus isolate mEleMax1 chromosome 16, mEleMax1 primary haplotype, whole genome shotgun sequence DNA window includes the following coding sequences:
- the LOC126059740 gene encoding uncharacterized protein LOC126059740 isoform X9 produces MSPPATQTRSSATGALSTGKAFSLGSGERGRRPCPQPAEPCSWLSGGPSPQCWPLRGPPHHPFWCLYSGPPEPHPRTAAPGGFLLGGKHPLKVFHKLCFCISEADICKVVANMPGAMEPILCALRAKVEEGALGGSPASKAGQRPPGPSADGPWAELAGHRCAAEPSSPLVLWGRKTPPTQWPLENMGCTCPSQDMAGWPWEAPDHGVQQLLEVKEQALAILQETVKILQMKVARLEQLVKLKDLRIRELAGHADKAQ; encoded by the exons ATGTCCCCACCTGCAACACAGACCAGAAGCTCAGCAACTGGAGCACTTTCAACAGGCAAGGCCTTCTCACTGGGTTCAGGCGAGCGGGGCCGCCGCCCATGCCCCCAACCTGCAGAGCCCTGCTCCTGGCTCTCTGGAGGTCCCAGTCCCCAATGCTGGCCTCTCCGTGGGCCTCCCCACCACCCTTTTTGGTGTCTATATTCTGGCCCACCAGAACCTCACCCTCGAACTGCAGCTCCTGGGGGCTTCCTGCTGGGAGGAAAGCACCCACT GAAAGTCTTTCACAAGCTGTGTTTCTGCATCTCGGAGGCTGACATCTGCAAGGTGGTGGCCAACATGCCAGGGGCTATGGAGCCTATTCTGTGCGCGCTGAGGGCGAAGGTGGAGGAGGGCGCGCTGGGCGGGAGTCCAGCCTCCAAGGCG GGTCAAAGACCCCCCGGCCCCAGTGCCGATGGTCCATGGGCAGAGCTTGCTGGCCACAGGTGTGCAGCAG AACCATCGAGTCCCCTAGTGCTCTGGGGCAGGAAGACCCCTCCAACTCAGTGGCCCCTGGAGAACATGGGCTGCACTTGCCCAAG TCAGGACATGGCTGGCTGGCCCTGGGAGGCCCCAGACCATGGGGTCCAGCAGCTGCTGGAGGTCAAGGAGCAGGCTCTGGCCATCTTGCAGGAGACAGTGAAG ATTTTGCAGATGAAGGTGGCCCgattggagcagctggtgaagcTGAAGGACCTGAGGATCCGAGAGCTGGCAGGACATGCAGATAAGGCCCAGTGA
- the LOC126059740 gene encoding uncharacterized protein LOC126059740 isoform X6, with translation MSPPATQTRSSATGALSTGKAFSLGSGERGRRPCPQPAEPCSWLSGGPSPQCWPLRGPPHHPFWCLYSGPPEPHPRTAAPGGFLLGGKHPLKVFHKLCFCISEADICKVVANMPGAMEPILCALRAKVEEGALGGSPASKAPSLLFPHPSVSLAGLQMAFALQSGHGWLALGGPRPWGPAAAGGQGAGSGHLAGDSEAYVPGCPPNSSPSLSRARATDSTCQALCGPLVPGNPPSPSTLQPSRPALAMMSWPPLPPGQHGLCPKPRTTHMGILQMKVARLEQLVKLKDLRIRELAGHADKAQ, from the exons ATGTCCCCACCTGCAACACAGACCAGAAGCTCAGCAACTGGAGCACTTTCAACAGGCAAGGCCTTCTCACTGGGTTCAGGCGAGCGGGGCCGCCGCCCATGCCCCCAACCTGCAGAGCCCTGCTCCTGGCTCTCTGGAGGTCCCAGTCCCCAATGCTGGCCTCTCCGTGGGCCTCCCCACCACCCTTTTTGGTGTCTATATTCTGGCCCACCAGAACCTCACCCTCGAACTGCAGCTCCTGGGGGCTTCCTGCTGGGAGGAAAGCACCCACT GAAAGTCTTTCACAAGCTGTGTTTCTGCATCTCGGAGGCTGACATCTGCAAGGTGGTGGCCAACATGCCAGGGGCTATGGAGCCTATTCTGTGCGCGCTGAGGGCGAAGGTGGAGGAGGGCGCGCTGGGCGGGAGTCCAGCCTCCAAGGCG ccctcccttctcttccctcaTCCCAGCGTCTCACTGGCTGGGTTACAGATGGCCTTTGCCTTGCAGTCAGGACATGGCTGGCTGGCCCTGGGAGGCCCCAGACCATGGGGTCCAGCAGCTGCTGGAGGTCAAGGAGCAGGCTCTGGCCATCTTGCAGGAGACAGTGAAG catATGTCCCAGGATGTCCACCGAACTCTTCCCCCTCGCTGTCCAGGGCCCGGGCCACAGACAGCACCTGCCAGGCTCTCTGTGGACCTCTGGTCCCTGGAAACCCCCCAAGTCCCTCCACGCTTCAGCCCTCTAGGCCAGCGCTGGCCATGATGTCTTGGCCTCCACTTCCTCCAGGGCAACACGGGCTGTGCCCTAAGCCCAGGACCACGCACATGGGG ATTTTGCAGATGAAGGTGGCCCgattggagcagctggtgaagcTGAAGGACCTGAGGATCCGAGAGCTGGCAGGACATGCAGATAAGGCCCAGTGA
- the LOC126059740 gene encoding uncharacterized protein LOC126059740 isoform X5, with amino-acid sequence MSPPATQTRSSATGALSTAPGGFLLGGKHPLKVFHKLCFCISEADICKVVANMPGAMEPILCALRAKVEEGALGGSPASKAPSLLFPHPSVSLAGLQMAFALQSGHGWLALGGPRPWGPAAAGGQGAGSGHLAGDSEAYVPGCPPNSSPSLSRARATDSTCQALCGPLVPGNPPSPSTLQPSRPALAMMSWPPLPPGQHGLCPKPRTTHMGESPNCFTVPDWNRLYSSGFGFLGTSLHSQQQQWRRGPISSHAHQHLLFSAFLIIVFLVDVKWRLLVVLIHISLMINDLSCIYWPSVYILWRNVRPSFLLMFELSCLFVVEL; translated from the exons ATGTCCCCACCTGCAACACAGACCAGAAGCTCAGCAACTGGAGCACTTTCAACAG CTCCTGGGGGCTTCCTGCTGGGAGGAAAGCACCCACT GAAAGTCTTTCACAAGCTGTGTTTCTGCATCTCGGAGGCTGACATCTGCAAGGTGGTGGCCAACATGCCAGGGGCTATGGAGCCTATTCTGTGCGCGCTGAGGGCGAAGGTGGAGGAGGGCGCGCTGGGCGGGAGTCCAGCCTCCAAGGCG ccctcccttctcttccctcaTCCCAGCGTCTCACTGGCTGGGTTACAGATGGCCTTTGCCTTGCAGTCAGGACATGGCTGGCTGGCCCTGGGAGGCCCCAGACCATGGGGTCCAGCAGCTGCTGGAGGTCAAGGAGCAGGCTCTGGCCATCTTGCAGGAGACAGTGAAG catATGTCCCAGGATGTCCACCGAACTCTTCCCCCTCGCTGTCCAGGGCCCGGGCCACAGACAGCACCTGCCAGGCTCTCTGTGGACCTCTGGTCCCTGGAAACCCCCCAAGTCCCTCCACGCTTCAGCCCTCTAGGCCAGCGCTGGCCATGATGTCTTGGCCTCCACTTCCTCCAGGGCAACACGGGCTGTGCCCTAAGCCCAGGACCACGCACATGGGG gaatcaccaaactGTTTCACAGTGCCtgattggaatcgactctacagcagtgggtttggatttttgggcaccagtttacattcccagcagcagcagtGGAGGAGGGGTCCAATTTCCTCACATGCtcaccagcacttgttattttctgcatttttgaTAATAGTcttcctagtggatgtgaagtggcgtctccttgtggttttgattcacatttcCTTAATGATTAATGATCTTTCATGCATTTATTGGCCATCTGTAtatattctttggagaaatgtccgtCCAAGTTTTTTGCTCATGTTTGAATTGAGTTGTTTATTTGtcgttgagttgtag
- the LOC126059740 gene encoding uncharacterized protein LOC126059740 isoform X2: MSPPATQTRSSATGALSTGKAFSLGSGERGRRPCPQPAEPCSWLSGGPSPQCWPLRGPPHHPFWCLYSGPPEPHPRTAAPGGFLLGGKHPLKVFHKLCFCISEADICKVVANMPGAMEPILCALRAKVEEGALGGSPASKAGQRPPGPSADGPWAELAGHRCAAEPSSPLVLWGRKTPPTQWPLENMGCTCPSQDMAGWPWEAPDHGVQQLLEVKEQALAILQETVKPSRPALAMMSWPPLPPGQHGLCPKPRTTHMGESPNCFTVPDWNRLYSSGFGFLGTSLHSQQQQWRRGPISSHAHQHLLFSAFLIIVFLVDVKWRLLVVLIHISLMINDLSCIYWPSVYILWRNVRPSFLLMFELSCLFVVEL; the protein is encoded by the exons ATGTCCCCACCTGCAACACAGACCAGAAGCTCAGCAACTGGAGCACTTTCAACAGGCAAGGCCTTCTCACTGGGTTCAGGCGAGCGGGGCCGCCGCCCATGCCCCCAACCTGCAGAGCCCTGCTCCTGGCTCTCTGGAGGTCCCAGTCCCCAATGCTGGCCTCTCCGTGGGCCTCCCCACCACCCTTTTTGGTGTCTATATTCTGGCCCACCAGAACCTCACCCTCGAACTGCAGCTCCTGGGGGCTTCCTGCTGGGAGGAAAGCACCCACT GAAAGTCTTTCACAAGCTGTGTTTCTGCATCTCGGAGGCTGACATCTGCAAGGTGGTGGCCAACATGCCAGGGGCTATGGAGCCTATTCTGTGCGCGCTGAGGGCGAAGGTGGAGGAGGGCGCGCTGGGCGGGAGTCCAGCCTCCAAGGCG GGTCAAAGACCCCCCGGCCCCAGTGCCGATGGTCCATGGGCAGAGCTTGCTGGCCACAGGTGTGCAGCAG AACCATCGAGTCCCCTAGTGCTCTGGGGCAGGAAGACCCCTCCAACTCAGTGGCCCCTGGAGAACATGGGCTGCACTTGCCCAAG TCAGGACATGGCTGGCTGGCCCTGGGAGGCCCCAGACCATGGGGTCCAGCAGCTGCTGGAGGTCAAGGAGCAGGCTCTGGCCATCTTGCAGGAGACAGTGAAG CCCTCTAGGCCAGCGCTGGCCATGATGTCTTGGCCTCCACTTCCTCCAGGGCAACACGGGCTGTGCCCTAAGCCCAGGACCACGCACATGGGG gaatcaccaaactGTTTCACAGTGCCtgattggaatcgactctacagcagtgggtttggatttttgggcaccagtttacattcccagcagcagcagtGGAGGAGGGGTCCAATTTCCTCACATGCtcaccagcacttgttattttctgcatttttgaTAATAGTcttcctagtggatgtgaagtggcgtctccttgtggttttgattcacatttcCTTAATGATTAATGATCTTTCATGCATTTATTGGCCATCTGTAtatattctttggagaaatgtccgtCCAAGTTTTTTGCTCATGTTTGAATTGAGTTGTTTATTTGtcgttgagttgtag
- the LOC126059740 gene encoding uncharacterized protein LOC126059740 isoform X3 — protein sequence MSPPATQTRSSATGALSTGKAFSLGSGERGRRPCPQPAEPCSWLSGGPSPQCWPLRGPPHHPFWCLYSGPPEPHPRTAAPGGFLLGGKHPLKVFHKLCFCISEADICKVVANMPGAMEPILCALRAKVEEGALGGSPASKASGHGWLALGGPRPWGPAAAGGQGAGSGHLAGDSEAYVPGCPPNSSPSLSRARATDSTCQALCGPLVPGNPPSPSTLQPSRPALAMMSWPPLPPGQHGLCPKPRTTHMGESPNCFTVPDWNRLYSSGFGFLGTSLHSQQQQWRRGPISSHAHQHLLFSAFLIIVFLVDVKWRLLVVLIHISLMINDLSCIYWPSVYILWRNVRPSFLLMFELSCLFVVEL from the exons ATGTCCCCACCTGCAACACAGACCAGAAGCTCAGCAACTGGAGCACTTTCAACAGGCAAGGCCTTCTCACTGGGTTCAGGCGAGCGGGGCCGCCGCCCATGCCCCCAACCTGCAGAGCCCTGCTCCTGGCTCTCTGGAGGTCCCAGTCCCCAATGCTGGCCTCTCCGTGGGCCTCCCCACCACCCTTTTTGGTGTCTATATTCTGGCCCACCAGAACCTCACCCTCGAACTGCAGCTCCTGGGGGCTTCCTGCTGGGAGGAAAGCACCCACT GAAAGTCTTTCACAAGCTGTGTTTCTGCATCTCGGAGGCTGACATCTGCAAGGTGGTGGCCAACATGCCAGGGGCTATGGAGCCTATTCTGTGCGCGCTGAGGGCGAAGGTGGAGGAGGGCGCGCTGGGCGGGAGTCCAGCCTCCAAGGCG TCAGGACATGGCTGGCTGGCCCTGGGAGGCCCCAGACCATGGGGTCCAGCAGCTGCTGGAGGTCAAGGAGCAGGCTCTGGCCATCTTGCAGGAGACAGTGAAG catATGTCCCAGGATGTCCACCGAACTCTTCCCCCTCGCTGTCCAGGGCCCGGGCCACAGACAGCACCTGCCAGGCTCTCTGTGGACCTCTGGTCCCTGGAAACCCCCCAAGTCCCTCCACGCTTCAGCCCTCTAGGCCAGCGCTGGCCATGATGTCTTGGCCTCCACTTCCTCCAGGGCAACACGGGCTGTGCCCTAAGCCCAGGACCACGCACATGGGG gaatcaccaaactGTTTCACAGTGCCtgattggaatcgactctacagcagtgggtttggatttttgggcaccagtttacattcccagcagcagcagtGGAGGAGGGGTCCAATTTCCTCACATGCtcaccagcacttgttattttctgcatttttgaTAATAGTcttcctagtggatgtgaagtggcgtctccttgtggttttgattcacatttcCTTAATGATTAATGATCTTTCATGCATTTATTGGCCATCTGTAtatattctttggagaaatgtccgtCCAAGTTTTTTGCTCATGTTTGAATTGAGTTGTTTATTTGtcgttgagttgtag
- the LOC126059740 gene encoding uncharacterized protein LOC126059740 isoform X4 gives MMAKIVKYFHPQLVDLHNYVPTCNTDQKLSNWSTFNRKVFHKLCFCISEADICKVVANMPGAMEPILCALRAKVEEGALGGSPASKAPSLLFPHPSVSLAGLQMAFALQSGHGWLALGGPRPWGPAAAGGQGAGSGHLAGDSEAYVPGCPPNSSPSLSRARATDSTCQALCGPLVPGNPPSPSTLQPSRPALAMMSWPPLPPGQHGLCPKPRTTHMGESPNCFTVPDWNRLYSSGFGFLGTSLHSQQQQWRRGPISSHAHQHLLFSAFLIIVFLVDVKWRLLVVLIHISLMINDLSCIYWPSVYILWRNVRPSFLLMFELSCLFVVEL, from the exons ATGATGGCCAAGATTGTGAAGTACTTCCACCCCCAGCTTGTGGACCTGCACAACTATGTCCCCACCTGCAACACAGACCAGAAGCTCAGCAACTGGAGCACTTTCAACAG GAAAGTCTTTCACAAGCTGTGTTTCTGCATCTCGGAGGCTGACATCTGCAAGGTGGTGGCCAACATGCCAGGGGCTATGGAGCCTATTCTGTGCGCGCTGAGGGCGAAGGTGGAGGAGGGCGCGCTGGGCGGGAGTCCAGCCTCCAAGGCG ccctcccttctcttccctcaTCCCAGCGTCTCACTGGCTGGGTTACAGATGGCCTTTGCCTTGCAGTCAGGACATGGCTGGCTGGCCCTGGGAGGCCCCAGACCATGGGGTCCAGCAGCTGCTGGAGGTCAAGGAGCAGGCTCTGGCCATCTTGCAGGAGACAGTGAAG catATGTCCCAGGATGTCCACCGAACTCTTCCCCCTCGCTGTCCAGGGCCCGGGCCACAGACAGCACCTGCCAGGCTCTCTGTGGACCTCTGGTCCCTGGAAACCCCCCAAGTCCCTCCACGCTTCAGCCCTCTAGGCCAGCGCTGGCCATGATGTCTTGGCCTCCACTTCCTCCAGGGCAACACGGGCTGTGCCCTAAGCCCAGGACCACGCACATGGGG gaatcaccaaactGTTTCACAGTGCCtgattggaatcgactctacagcagtgggtttggatttttgggcaccagtttacattcccagcagcagcagtGGAGGAGGGGTCCAATTTCCTCACATGCtcaccagcacttgttattttctgcatttttgaTAATAGTcttcctagtggatgtgaagtggcgtctccttgtggttttgattcacatttcCTTAATGATTAATGATCTTTCATGCATTTATTGGCCATCTGTAtatattctttggagaaatgtccgtCCAAGTTTTTTGCTCATGTTTGAATTGAGTTGTTTATTTGtcgttgagttgtag
- the LOC126059740 gene encoding uncharacterized protein LOC126059740 isoform X1 — protein sequence MSPPATQTRSSATGALSTGKAFSLGSGERGRRPCPQPAEPCSWLSGGPSPQCWPLRGPPHHPFWCLYSGPPEPHPRTAAPGGFLLGGKHPLKVFHKLCFCISEADICKVVANMPGAMEPILCALRAKVEEGALGGSPASKAPSLLFPHPSVSLAGLQMAFALQSGHGWLALGGPRPWGPAAAGGQGAGSGHLAGDSEAYVPGCPPNSSPSLSRARATDSTCQALCGPLVPGNPPSPSTLQPSRPALAMMSWPPLPPGQHGLCPKPRTTHMGESPNCFTVPDWNRLYSSGFGFLGTSLHSQQQQWRRGPISSHAHQHLLFSAFLIIVFLVDVKWRLLVVLIHISLMINDLSCIYWPSVYILWRNVRPSFLLMFELSCLFVVEL from the exons ATGTCCCCACCTGCAACACAGACCAGAAGCTCAGCAACTGGAGCACTTTCAACAGGCAAGGCCTTCTCACTGGGTTCAGGCGAGCGGGGCCGCCGCCCATGCCCCCAACCTGCAGAGCCCTGCTCCTGGCTCTCTGGAGGTCCCAGTCCCCAATGCTGGCCTCTCCGTGGGCCTCCCCACCACCCTTTTTGGTGTCTATATTCTGGCCCACCAGAACCTCACCCTCGAACTGCAGCTCCTGGGGGCTTCCTGCTGGGAGGAAAGCACCCACT GAAAGTCTTTCACAAGCTGTGTTTCTGCATCTCGGAGGCTGACATCTGCAAGGTGGTGGCCAACATGCCAGGGGCTATGGAGCCTATTCTGTGCGCGCTGAGGGCGAAGGTGGAGGAGGGCGCGCTGGGCGGGAGTCCAGCCTCCAAGGCG ccctcccttctcttccctcaTCCCAGCGTCTCACTGGCTGGGTTACAGATGGCCTTTGCCTTGCAGTCAGGACATGGCTGGCTGGCCCTGGGAGGCCCCAGACCATGGGGTCCAGCAGCTGCTGGAGGTCAAGGAGCAGGCTCTGGCCATCTTGCAGGAGACAGTGAAG catATGTCCCAGGATGTCCACCGAACTCTTCCCCCTCGCTGTCCAGGGCCCGGGCCACAGACAGCACCTGCCAGGCTCTCTGTGGACCTCTGGTCCCTGGAAACCCCCCAAGTCCCTCCACGCTTCAGCCCTCTAGGCCAGCGCTGGCCATGATGTCTTGGCCTCCACTTCCTCCAGGGCAACACGGGCTGTGCCCTAAGCCCAGGACCACGCACATGGGG gaatcaccaaactGTTTCACAGTGCCtgattggaatcgactctacagcagtgggtttggatttttgggcaccagtttacattcccagcagcagcagtGGAGGAGGGGTCCAATTTCCTCACATGCtcaccagcacttgttattttctgcatttttgaTAATAGTcttcctagtggatgtgaagtggcgtctccttgtggttttgattcacatttcCTTAATGATTAATGATCTTTCATGCATTTATTGGCCATCTGTAtatattctttggagaaatgtccgtCCAAGTTTTTTGCTCATGTTTGAATTGAGTTGTTTATTTGtcgttgagttgtag
- the LOC126059740 gene encoding uncharacterized protein LOC126059740 isoform X8, translating to MSPPATQTRSSATGALSTGKAFSLGSGERGRRPCPQPAEPCSWLSGGPSPQCWPLRGPPHHPFWCLYSGPPEPHPRTAAPGGFLLGGKHPLKVFHKLCFCISEADICKVVANMPGAMEPILCALRAKVEEGALGGSPASKAPSLLFPHPSVSLAGLQMAFALQSGHGWLALGGPRPWGPAAAGGQGAGSGHLAGDSEAYVPGCPPNSSPSLSRARATDSTCQALCGPLVPGNPPSPSTLQPSRPALAMMSWPPLPPGQHGLCPKPRTTHMGI from the exons ATGTCCCCACCTGCAACACAGACCAGAAGCTCAGCAACTGGAGCACTTTCAACAGGCAAGGCCTTCTCACTGGGTTCAGGCGAGCGGGGCCGCCGCCCATGCCCCCAACCTGCAGAGCCCTGCTCCTGGCTCTCTGGAGGTCCCAGTCCCCAATGCTGGCCTCTCCGTGGGCCTCCCCACCACCCTTTTTGGTGTCTATATTCTGGCCCACCAGAACCTCACCCTCGAACTGCAGCTCCTGGGGGCTTCCTGCTGGGAGGAAAGCACCCACT GAAAGTCTTTCACAAGCTGTGTTTCTGCATCTCGGAGGCTGACATCTGCAAGGTGGTGGCCAACATGCCAGGGGCTATGGAGCCTATTCTGTGCGCGCTGAGGGCGAAGGTGGAGGAGGGCGCGCTGGGCGGGAGTCCAGCCTCCAAGGCG ccctcccttctcttccctcaTCCCAGCGTCTCACTGGCTGGGTTACAGATGGCCTTTGCCTTGCAGTCAGGACATGGCTGGCTGGCCCTGGGAGGCCCCAGACCATGGGGTCCAGCAGCTGCTGGAGGTCAAGGAGCAGGCTCTGGCCATCTTGCAGGAGACAGTGAAG catATGTCCCAGGATGTCCACCGAACTCTTCCCCCTCGCTGTCCAGGGCCCGGGCCACAGACAGCACCTGCCAGGCTCTCTGTGGACCTCTGGTCCCTGGAAACCCCCCAAGTCCCTCCACGCTTCAGCCCTCTAGGCCAGCGCTGGCCATGATGTCTTGGCCTCCACTTCCTCCAGGGCAACACGGGCTGTGCCCTAAGCCCAGGACCACGCACATGGGG ATATAA
- the LOC126059740 gene encoding uncharacterized protein LOC126059740 isoform X7, whose translation MSPPATQTRSSATGALSTGKAFSLGSGERGRRPCPQPAEPCSWLSGGPSPQCWPLRGPPHHPFWCLYSGPPEPHPRTAAPGGFLLGGKHPLKVFHKLCFCISEADICKVVANMPGAMEPILCALRAKVEEGALGGSPASKAPSLLFPHPSVSLAGLQMAFALQSGHGWLALGGPRPWGPAAAGGQGAGSGHLAGDSEAYVPGCPPNSSPSLSRARATDSTCQALCGPLVPGNPPSPSTLQPSRPALAMMSWPPLPPGQHGLCPKPRTTHMGFREPEGKTAQLAL comes from the exons ATGTCCCCACCTGCAACACAGACCAGAAGCTCAGCAACTGGAGCACTTTCAACAGGCAAGGCCTTCTCACTGGGTTCAGGCGAGCGGGGCCGCCGCCCATGCCCCCAACCTGCAGAGCCCTGCTCCTGGCTCTCTGGAGGTCCCAGTCCCCAATGCTGGCCTCTCCGTGGGCCTCCCCACCACCCTTTTTGGTGTCTATATTCTGGCCCACCAGAACCTCACCCTCGAACTGCAGCTCCTGGGGGCTTCCTGCTGGGAGGAAAGCACCCACT GAAAGTCTTTCACAAGCTGTGTTTCTGCATCTCGGAGGCTGACATCTGCAAGGTGGTGGCCAACATGCCAGGGGCTATGGAGCCTATTCTGTGCGCGCTGAGGGCGAAGGTGGAGGAGGGCGCGCTGGGCGGGAGTCCAGCCTCCAAGGCG ccctcccttctcttccctcaTCCCAGCGTCTCACTGGCTGGGTTACAGATGGCCTTTGCCTTGCAGTCAGGACATGGCTGGCTGGCCCTGGGAGGCCCCAGACCATGGGGTCCAGCAGCTGCTGGAGGTCAAGGAGCAGGCTCTGGCCATCTTGCAGGAGACAGTGAAG catATGTCCCAGGATGTCCACCGAACTCTTCCCCCTCGCTGTCCAGGGCCCGGGCCACAGACAGCACCTGCCAGGCTCTCTGTGGACCTCTGGTCCCTGGAAACCCCCCAAGTCCCTCCACGCTTCAGCCCTCTAGGCCAGCGCTGGCCATGATGTCTTGGCCTCCACTTCCTCCAGGGCAACACGGGCTGTGCCCTAAGCCCAGGACCACGCACATGGGG TTCAGGGAACCCGAGGGGAAAACGGCTCAACTCGCCCTTTGA
- the LOC126059740 gene encoding uncharacterized protein LOC126059740 isoform X10, which produces MSPPATQTRSSATGALSTGKAFSLGSGERGRRPCPQPAEPCSWLSGGPSPQCWPLRGPPHHPFWCLYSGPPEPHPRTAAPGGFLLGGKHPLKVFHKLCFCISEADICKVVANMPGAMEPILCALRAKVEEGALGGSPASKAGQRPPGPSADGPWAELAGHRCAAGIHLEGKARMGGAGRVPGSWGVVRCSCSHPRLPGGAEPRNHRVP; this is translated from the exons ATGTCCCCACCTGCAACACAGACCAGAAGCTCAGCAACTGGAGCACTTTCAACAGGCAAGGCCTTCTCACTGGGTTCAGGCGAGCGGGGCCGCCGCCCATGCCCCCAACCTGCAGAGCCCTGCTCCTGGCTCTCTGGAGGTCCCAGTCCCCAATGCTGGCCTCTCCGTGGGCCTCCCCACCACCCTTTTTGGTGTCTATATTCTGGCCCACCAGAACCTCACCCTCGAACTGCAGCTCCTGGGGGCTTCCTGCTGGGAGGAAAGCACCCACT GAAAGTCTTTCACAAGCTGTGTTTCTGCATCTCGGAGGCTGACATCTGCAAGGTGGTGGCCAACATGCCAGGGGCTATGGAGCCTATTCTGTGCGCGCTGAGGGCGAAGGTGGAGGAGGGCGCGCTGGGCGGGAGTCCAGCCTCCAAGGCG GGTCAAAGACCCCCCGGCCCCAGTGCCGATGGTCCATGGGCAGAGCTTGCTGGCCACAGGTGTGCAGCAGGTATCCACCTGGAAGGAAAAGCGCGGATGGGAGGGGCTGGCAGAGTCCCCGGATCCTGGGGGGTGGTGAGGTGCTCATGCTCACACCCCAGGCTGCCAGGAGGGGCTGAGCCTCGG AACCATCGAGTCCCCTAG